A stretch of Equus przewalskii isolate Varuska chromosome 11, EquPr2, whole genome shotgun sequence DNA encodes these proteins:
- the LOC103543026 gene encoding olfactory receptor 4P4-like, whose protein sequence is MENQNNVTEFVFMGLWGNKQIELLFFFLFLLCYLAVLMGNILILLTITCSHLIEEPMYYFLCHLSLMDLCYTSTVVPRLIRDLASVRKIISYNNCMTQLFTAHLLAAVETFILVSMAFDRYVAIVKPLHYMIIMNMQRCKMLIIMAWVVGFWHSIALLLMVFNLPFCGPNQIDHYICDVKPLLKLVCKDIHVVRILVIVNSGIVVVVIFLVLVASYILILYNLRTHSSAGRRKALSTCSSHIMVVVLFFVPCIYTYVLPAGSENRDKEISVFYTAIAPMLNPLIYTLRNMEIKIAMLKVWSQMVHSKLK, encoded by the coding sequence ATGGAAAATCAGAACAATGTCACAGAATTTGTTTTCATGGGACTGTggggaaataaacaaatagagctactcttctttttcttgttcctcctCTGTTACTTGGCCGTCTTAATGGGGAACATCCTCATCTTACTCACAATCACTTGTAGTCATCTAATTGAAGAACCAATGTACTACTTTCTCTGCCACCTTTCCCTCATGGACCTCTGCTACACCTCCACCGTGGTCCCTCGGCTAATCAGGGATTTAGCTTcagtaagaaaaattatttcctataaCAACTGTATGAcccagctcttcactgcccacttGCTGGCTGCTGTGGAGACATTCATCTTGGTGTCCATGGCTTTTGACCGCTATGTTGCCATTGTCAAGCCTCTGCACTACATGATCATCATGAACATGCAGAGGTGTAAAATGCTGATCATCATGGCCTGGGTTGTGGGGTTTTGGCACTCTATTGCTTTACTGCTCATGGTATTCAATTTACCTTTCTGTGGTCCTAATCAGATAGATCACTACATATGTGATGTGAAGCCTCTTTTGAAACTGGTGTGCAAAGATATTCATGTTGTTAGAATCTTGGTCATTGTTAATTCAGGGATTGTGGtagttgttatttttcttgtccTAGTAGCTTCTTACATACTCATATTATATAATCTCAGGACACACTCTTCTGCAGGACGACGCAAAGCTCTGTCGACCTGTAGCTCTCACATCATGGTTGTAGTTTTATTCTTTGTGCCCTGTATCTATACCTATGTTCTACCTGCAGGGAGTGAGAACAGGGATAAGgaaatttctgtgttttacaCAGCAATTGCCCCCATGCTGAATCCTCTCATCTATACCCTGAGAAATATGGAGATTAAAATTGCCATGCTGAAGGTATGGTCTCAAATGGTACATTCAAAATTAAAGTGA